In a genomic window of Nesterenkonia halotolerans:
- a CDS encoding M48 metallopeptidase family protein produces MATRQLQQQITVDDQPVLVIRSARRTRTVSADQVAGTLRLRVPLRLSQREVEKHARAFQKKLSQRAARKPRSDADLLERARALSTRYLDGVPQPESVNWSAQQHQRWGSTTSTTGTIRLSWRLREMPVWVQDSVLVHELAHLIEPGHGPRFKALTAKYPRTAEADAFLAGVSWADHHSP; encoded by the coding sequence ATGGCGACGCGGCAGCTCCAGCAGCAGATCACAGTGGATGACCAGCCGGTGCTGGTGATCCGCTCGGCCCGCCGCACCCGCACGGTCAGCGCCGATCAGGTCGCGGGCACGCTGCGTCTGCGCGTCCCGCTGCGACTGAGTCAGCGCGAGGTGGAGAAGCATGCCCGGGCCTTCCAGAAGAAGCTCAGCCAACGCGCGGCGCGAAAGCCGCGCAGCGATGCTGATCTGTTGGAGCGGGCACGCGCGCTCTCGACCCGATACCTGGACGGCGTGCCGCAGCCCGAGTCCGTGAACTGGTCCGCCCAGCAGCATCAGCGCTGGGGTTCGACCACCTCCACCACCGGCACCATCCGGCTCTCCTGGAGGCTTCGCGAGATGCCCGTGTGGGTGCAGGATTCGGTGCTGGTCCATGAGCTGGCACATCTGATCGAACCCGGACACGGTCCACGGTTCAAGGCTCTGACGGCGAAGTACCCCCGCACCGCGGAGGCGGACGCCTTCCTCGCCGGGGTGAGCTGGGCGGACCACCACTCTCCCTGA
- a CDS encoding ATP-dependent DNA helicase UvrD2, which produces MSRPAFTSTSTPGSALTAAQLAASPPEAILDGLDEEQRLAASTLNGPLCILAGAGTGKTRAITHRIAYGVRAGVYDPHRLLAVTFTARAAAEMRSRLSALGAPGVQARTFHAAALRQLQYFWPMSIGGTMPQILDHKVRLLAEAARRLHITTDRATLRDLASEIEWAKVSTLTPESYLEVATAEGAGRPEPGGVDHRTFAKLYQSYEDVKLDKHLIDFEDVLLLIVGILEDDERVAAQVRQQYRHFVVDEYQDVSPLQQRLLDLWLGGRDEICVVGDAAQTIYSFTGATPDFLLGFKRRHPEANLVKLVRDYRSTPEVVKLANGLLADRTREASRLSDPAPWPEPLQLISQRERGPMPKLIQHADDDAEAAWVAAEIAAMQEQGVPLSEMAVLYRTNGQSQAFEQALATAGISYQLRGSERFFSRREVREALAALRTSSLVVDAGDAVSKSVRDILSSHGYSEKAPQATGAVRERWESMSALVALADQLSTEREGFTMRGFITELEERSAAQHAPTVEGVTLASLHSAKGLEWEAVFLAGLSEGLMPITFAKTQKEVDEERRLFYVGITRARKYLFLSSSSSRHTGGRGRRTPSRFLRPLRREMGLEEPGRKIAPSAGGLSPNAASRKKKATTCSTCGKVLTVATEVKRRRCEDCPARYDEALFDKLRAWRMEYAKELEVPAFVVFTDATLEVIAELKPSTDEELLKVPGIGERKLEKHGDRLREVLSEG; this is translated from the coding sequence ATGAGTCGGCCCGCATTCACCTCCACCTCGACTCCCGGCTCCGCGCTGACCGCGGCCCAGCTGGCCGCCTCCCCGCCCGAGGCGATCCTCGACGGGCTCGATGAGGAACAGCGGCTGGCCGCCTCCACGCTGAACGGTCCGCTGTGCATCCTCGCCGGCGCAGGCACCGGCAAGACCCGCGCCATCACTCACCGGATCGCCTACGGGGTCCGCGCCGGGGTCTATGACCCGCACCGGCTGCTGGCGGTGACCTTCACCGCGCGCGCCGCCGCAGAGATGCGCTCGCGGCTCTCCGCGCTGGGCGCCCCCGGGGTGCAGGCGCGCACCTTCCACGCCGCAGCGCTGCGCCAGCTGCAGTACTTCTGGCCTATGTCGATCGGCGGCACCATGCCGCAGATCCTGGACCACAAGGTCCGCCTCCTCGCCGAGGCCGCCCGCCGGCTGCACATCACCACGGACCGTGCCACCCTGCGGGACCTCGCGAGCGAGATCGAATGGGCCAAGGTGTCCACGCTGACTCCGGAGTCCTATCTGGAGGTCGCCACCGCCGAGGGCGCGGGCCGCCCCGAGCCCGGGGGAGTCGACCACCGCACCTTCGCCAAGCTCTATCAGTCCTACGAGGACGTGAAGCTGGACAAGCACCTGATCGACTTCGAGGACGTGCTGCTGCTGATCGTGGGCATCCTCGAAGATGACGAGCGGGTCGCCGCCCAGGTCCGCCAGCAGTACCGGCATTTCGTGGTGGACGAGTACCAGGACGTCTCCCCGCTGCAGCAGCGACTGCTGGACCTGTGGCTCGGCGGGCGCGACGAGATCTGCGTGGTCGGCGACGCCGCGCAGACCATCTACTCCTTCACCGGCGCCACCCCGGACTTCCTCCTCGGCTTCAAGCGCCGCCACCCCGAGGCGAACCTGGTCAAGCTGGTCCGTGACTACCGCTCCACCCCCGAGGTGGTGAAACTCGCCAACGGTCTGCTGGCAGACCGCACCCGGGAGGCGTCCCGACTCTCCGATCCCGCCCCTTGGCCGGAGCCGCTGCAGCTGATCTCCCAGCGTGAGCGCGGTCCGATGCCGAAGCTGATCCAGCACGCCGACGACGACGCGGAGGCCGCCTGGGTGGCCGCCGAGATCGCGGCGATGCAGGAGCAGGGCGTGCCGCTCTCCGAGATGGCAGTGCTCTACCGCACCAACGGGCAGTCGCAGGCCTTCGAGCAGGCGCTGGCCACCGCGGGGATCTCGTATCAGCTGCGCGGCTCGGAGCGCTTCTTCTCCCGCCGCGAGGTCCGCGAGGCGCTCGCGGCCCTGCGCACCTCCTCGCTGGTGGTCGACGCCGGGGATGCGGTGTCCAAGAGCGTGCGCGACATCCTCTCCTCGCACGGGTACTCGGAGAAGGCCCCGCAGGCCACCGGTGCGGTGCGTGAACGCTGGGAGTCCATGTCCGCGCTGGTCGCGCTGGCCGATCAGCTCTCCACCGAGCGCGAGGGCTTCACCATGCGCGGGTTCATCACCGAGCTGGAGGAACGCTCGGCCGCGCAGCACGCCCCCACGGTGGAAGGCGTCACGCTGGCCTCGCTGCACTCCGCGAAGGGCCTGGAGTGGGAGGCGGTGTTCCTCGCCGGGCTCTCCGAGGGGCTGATGCCGATCACCTTCGCCAAGACGCAGAAGGAGGTCGACGAGGAGCGTCGGCTCTTCTATGTCGGCATCACGCGTGCCCGGAAGTACCTGTTCCTCAGCTCATCCTCCTCCCGCCACACCGGGGGACGCGGCCGACGCACCCCCTCGCGCTTCCTGCGCCCGCTGCGCCGCGAGATGGGGCTGGAGGAGCCCGGCCGCAAGATCGCGCCCTCGGCGGGCGGACTGAGTCCCAATGCCGCCTCGCGGAAGAAGAAAGCCACCACCTGTTCCACCTGCGGGAAGGTGCTGACCGTGGCCACCGAGGTCAAACGGCGGCGCTGCGAGGACTGCCCCGCACGCTACGACGAGGCACTCTTCGACAAGCTGCGCGCCTGGCGGATGGAATACGCCAAGGAGCTCGAGGTCCCGGCGTTCGTGGTGTTCACCGATGCCACGCTGGAGGTCATCGCGGAGCTGAAGCCCAGCACGGACGAGGAGCTGCTGAAGGTTCCCGGCATCGGGGAGCGCAAGCTCGAGAAGCACGGCGACCGGCTGCGCGAAGTCCTTTCCGAAGGCTGA
- a CDS encoding UPF0182 family membrane protein — translation MSFSQGFGSANPFGGGLFGSGSGGDDGDNSGGSGSERRERGSGPRRPSALVLTIIIIAVLIGAFVASSGFYAEILWFNQLGYQDVFWTERIARGVIFLVAFVLMAALVWLSLFLAFRNRPMSVQSQMNESVIRYQRTLNSMRRLFMIGLPALMGFFAGTAAQGSWETVLLFINQQPFGMTDPEFGMDFGFFIFTLPFLGLLNGFLVSAVLVAGIAGILTHYLFGGIRIEPSGKFVVETAARWHIAVTAAIFLLLQAVNWWLDRYATLQNQSGNWAGALYTDVNAVIPAQAILAAAAVLVALVFIVTAVTGRWRFSIIGSAMLLITAIIGGGLYPFLVQEYQVQPSERTLEMPYIERNMELTRYAYGLQELEQESYDADSSATEGALAEDAGNTENIRLLDPNLVSAAFGQFQQFRQYYSFPDTLSFDRYEIDGERQDTVIAARELNIPDDASWVNRHLVYTHGYGLVAANANTVTPEGRPSFTLQGIPTRGELASDDDYEPRIYFGENSPEYSIVGAPEEEEPLELDRPAAADSEAETVYTFEGDGGPDVGGLFNRLVYAIQFQSPEILLSGDMTEESQILYERQPRERVQEVAPFLEVDQNAYPAIVDGRVKWIVEGYTTSNDFPYSDQQQLEQATTDALTQGAPTLAGQVNYIRNSVKATVDAYDGSVELYAWDTEDPILRAWQEVFPEALQPYENMSAELMDHVRYPEDMFRVQRELLGRYHVTDPGTFYENNDAWSVPSDPTADDESAQTQPPYYMTLQMPGQEEPAFSLTGTFIPQIAEGAQQRNVLYGFLAAAGDAGTGEDGVKAEDYGQLRLLELPRDTVIPGPGQTQANFDSNSQISQELNLLRQGASEVINGNMITLPAGDGILYVQPVYVQSTGTEAAYPALRKVLVAYGEEVGFADTLDEALDQVFGGDSGAAVADGAGVEGEAVDDELDVPEGEAPSDEAPAEEEPADEAEPTEEAEAPAAPTGPAQERLNDALDRAGQAIQDSDAALSDGDFAAYGEAQEQLQQAIDDALQAEADLEE, via the coding sequence GTGAGTTTCTCTCAGGGATTCGGGTCTGCGAACCCGTTCGGCGGGGGCCTCTTCGGCTCCGGCTCGGGCGGGGACGACGGCGACAACTCCGGCGGGTCCGGTTCCGAGCGGCGTGAGCGGGGGTCAGGGCCACGGCGCCCGTCAGCACTGGTGCTGACGATCATCATCATCGCCGTGCTGATCGGTGCCTTCGTGGCGTCCTCCGGCTTCTACGCGGAGATCCTCTGGTTCAACCAGCTGGGCTACCAGGACGTCTTCTGGACTGAGCGGATCGCCCGCGGTGTCATCTTCCTGGTGGCCTTCGTGCTGATGGCCGCCCTGGTCTGGCTGAGCCTGTTCCTGGCCTTCCGCAACCGACCCATGTCGGTGCAGAGCCAGATGAACGAATCGGTCATCCGGTATCAGCGCACGCTCAACTCCATGCGCCGCCTGTTCATGATCGGTCTGCCCGCGCTGATGGGCTTCTTCGCAGGCACCGCGGCGCAGGGCAGCTGGGAGACGGTGCTGCTGTTCATCAACCAGCAGCCCTTCGGCATGACCGATCCTGAGTTCGGCATGGACTTCGGCTTCTTCATCTTCACGCTGCCCTTCCTCGGGCTGCTCAACGGCTTCCTGGTCTCTGCGGTGCTGGTGGCCGGAATCGCCGGCATCCTCACCCACTACCTCTTCGGCGGCATCCGGATCGAGCCCAGCGGCAAGTTCGTGGTCGAGACGGCCGCCCGCTGGCACATCGCCGTCACTGCCGCGATCTTCCTGCTGCTGCAGGCAGTGAACTGGTGGCTCGACCGTTACGCCACCCTGCAGAACCAGAGCGGGAACTGGGCCGGCGCGCTGTACACCGACGTCAATGCTGTGATTCCTGCCCAGGCGATCCTCGCCGCCGCCGCCGTGCTGGTGGCCCTGGTCTTCATCGTCACCGCCGTCACCGGACGCTGGCGCTTCTCCATCATCGGTTCCGCGATGCTGCTGATCACCGCGATCATCGGCGGCGGGCTCTACCCCTTCCTCGTGCAGGAGTACCAGGTCCAGCCCTCGGAGCGGACCCTGGAGATGCCCTACATCGAGCGCAACATGGAGCTCACCCGCTACGCCTACGGCCTGCAGGAGCTCGAGCAGGAGAGCTACGACGCCGACTCCTCGGCCACCGAGGGAGCCCTGGCAGAGGACGCAGGAAACACCGAGAACATCCGCCTGCTGGACCCCAACCTGGTCTCCGCTGCCTTCGGTCAGTTCCAGCAGTTCCGCCAGTACTATTCCTTCCCGGACACGCTGAGCTTCGACCGCTATGAGATCGACGGCGAGCGTCAGGACACGGTGATCGCTGCTCGTGAGCTGAACATTCCGGACGACGCCTCCTGGGTCAACCGGCACCTCGTCTACACCCATGGCTACGGACTGGTCGCGGCCAACGCCAACACCGTCACACCCGAGGGCCGGCCGAGCTTCACCCTGCAGGGCATCCCCACTCGCGGTGAGCTCGCCAGCGATGACGACTACGAGCCACGCATCTACTTCGGTGAGAACTCGCCGGAGTACTCCATCGTGGGCGCCCCGGAAGAGGAGGAGCCGCTGGAGCTTGACCGCCCCGCCGCGGCTGACTCCGAGGCCGAGACCGTCTACACCTTCGAAGGTGACGGCGGTCCCGACGTCGGCGGACTGTTCAACCGACTGGTCTATGCGATCCAGTTCCAGTCCCCAGAGATCCTGCTCTCCGGAGACATGACCGAGGAATCCCAGATCCTCTACGAGCGCCAGCCACGCGAACGCGTGCAGGAGGTTGCGCCGTTCCTCGAGGTCGACCAGAACGCCTACCCGGCCATCGTCGATGGACGGGTCAAGTGGATCGTGGAGGGTTACACCACCTCCAACGACTTCCCGTACTCCGACCAGCAGCAGCTGGAGCAGGCCACCACCGACGCGCTGACCCAGGGAGCCCCCACGCTCGCCGGACAGGTCAACTACATCCGCAACTCGGTCAAGGCCACTGTGGATGCCTACGACGGCTCCGTGGAGCTCTACGCCTGGGACACCGAGGATCCGATCCTGCGTGCCTGGCAGGAGGTCTTCCCCGAGGCGCTGCAGCCCTACGAAAACATGTCCGCCGAGTTGATGGACCACGTCCGATACCCCGAGGACATGTTCCGCGTGCAGCGTGAGCTGCTCGGTCGCTACCACGTGACCGATCCCGGCACGTTCTACGAGAACAACGACGCCTGGTCAGTTCCCTCGGATCCCACCGCGGATGACGAGTCCGCCCAGACGCAGCCTCCGTACTACATGACCCTGCAGATGCCGGGCCAGGAGGAGCCGGCGTTCTCGCTGACCGGCACGTTCATCCCGCAGATCGCCGAAGGCGCCCAGCAGCGCAACGTGCTCTACGGATTCCTCGCCGCCGCAGGTGATGCGGGAACCGGAGAAGACGGAGTCAAGGCCGAGGACTACGGCCAGCTGCGTCTGCTCGAACTGCCCCGTGACACGGTCATCCCAGGACCGGGTCAGACCCAGGCGAACTTCGACTCGAACTCGCAGATCTCCCAGGAGCTGAACCTGCTGCGCCAGGGTGCCTCCGAGGTGATCAACGGCAACATGATCACGTTGCCCGCCGGCGACGGCATCCTCTACGTTCAGCCGGTCTACGTGCAGTCCACCGGCACCGAGGCCGCCTACCCGGCGCTTCGCAAGGTGCTGGTGGCCTACGGCGAGGAGGTTGGCTTCGCCGACACCCTCGATGAGGCACTCGATCAGGTCTTCGGCGGTGACTCCGGTGCCGCAGTGGCCGATGGTGCCGGTGTTGAGGGTGAAGCCGTGGACGACGAGCTCGATGTCCCCGAGGGCGAGGCCCCGTCTGACGAGGCCCCGGCCGAGGAAGAGCCCGCCGACGAGGCCGAGCCCACGGAAGAGGCGGAAGCTCCTGCCGCTCCCACGGGACCGGCCCAGGAACGGCTGAACGACGCACTGGATCGCGCAGGCCAGGCGATCCAGGACTCCGACGCCGCACTCTCCGATGGAGACTTCGCCGCCTACGGCGAGGCCCAGGAGCAGCTGCAGCAGGCCATCGACGATGCCCTGCAGGCCGAGGCTGACCTCGAGGAGTAG
- a CDS encoding serine/threonine-protein kinase gives MIADRYEKVRDLGGGAFGEVYEVIDHHLGGTTAALKLLKSHPLGIWEEAQVLRRVAGEHLLPVQNADLAAGVPFIVTDLATHGSIAEQITPHVGMPIDRAIRWGRQMCQGIARLHDFGLLHCDLKPENIFLNGSGDALVGDLGLAQLEDPNGVVLAAGSPLTMAPEVCAGMAGLTPPRCYSALSEVFSLGACVYWMLAGAPPRPLMSYPDLAKTQVPDIWEAAPHLPRGLRDVVNRSLSADVMERQWSPSHLDAALSAFRRPERSWTRVQPHPEHRDCFVGTKSGAQTVSVCVAANPSRSGFLIDVRYEKSQRALREHCGSSSEAGLGRQLRNIFRSC, from the coding sequence ATGATCGCTGACCGATATGAGAAGGTTCGCGACCTAGGTGGCGGTGCTTTTGGAGAGGTGTATGAAGTCATTGACCATCACCTGGGTGGGACTACTGCTGCGCTGAAGCTCCTGAAGTCCCATCCGCTGGGCATCTGGGAGGAAGCGCAGGTCTTGCGGCGCGTAGCCGGAGAACACCTACTTCCCGTGCAGAACGCCGACCTCGCAGCCGGGGTCCCCTTTATCGTCACAGACCTGGCCACGCATGGATCGATCGCGGAGCAAATCACGCCCCACGTTGGGATGCCCATCGACAGGGCCATCCGCTGGGGACGTCAGATGTGCCAGGGCATCGCGCGACTGCATGACTTTGGGCTTCTCCATTGCGACCTGAAGCCAGAGAACATTTTCTTGAACGGAAGTGGTGACGCTCTGGTCGGCGATCTAGGCCTGGCCCAACTAGAAGACCCGAACGGAGTCGTGCTCGCCGCCGGAAGTCCTTTGACTATGGCTCCAGAAGTCTGTGCCGGGATGGCGGGTTTGACCCCGCCAAGATGTTACAGCGCTCTTAGCGAGGTCTTTAGCCTCGGTGCCTGCGTGTACTGGATGCTCGCCGGGGCTCCACCGAGGCCCCTCATGTCATACCCGGACCTGGCCAAGACCCAGGTCCCGGACATCTGGGAGGCGGCGCCCCACCTACCGCGAGGCCTTCGAGACGTAGTCAATCGATCACTATCGGCAGATGTTATGGAGCGTCAATGGTCTCCTTCCCACCTTGATGCCGCTCTCTCAGCGTTTAGGCGACCCGAACGCTCCTGGACCCGCGTGCAACCCCACCCGGAACATCGTGACTGTTTCGTGGGCACAAAGTCAGGCGCGCAGACGGTTTCCGTGTGCGTCGCCGCGAACCCGAGTCGATCAGGATTTTTGATTGACGTTAGATACGAGAAGTCGCAGCGCGCCCTCCGAGAGCATTGCGGGAGTTCCAGTGAAGCTGGTCTAGGACGACAGTTGCGAAATATTTTCCGGTCCTGCTGA
- a CDS encoding zinc-dependent metalloprotease, protein MSENNSGNNNQGNGDDPRDPMEEFFKQLFNGQMPGQEPDGDDAKDKNDAGNRGPSIGFTGTPGSGQGNQSGAGGQGGFPGFPPGFDPSQIPGMADMNPQMMQQIMGQVQSMFSAMQNPSDEDKGPVNWSMARQAARQAAAGDDPSVSAAERKEIDDALRLADMWLDGATTFETAGQIGKAWSRAQWVEETFDSWKRLTEPVAESVSKALSGAIKDQLGEEGSGLPPELESMMGGAGAQQITGMVESMGGMAFGMQLGQAIGELAKEVVSSSDTGLPLAGHTTALLPKNVREFGKDLSVDSREVLLYLALREAARMRLFIQAPWLEQDLFNAVGQYAAGIHIDMGRIEEAASQMDPSNPEAMNSILGEGLFPEERTPMQEAALKRIETTLALVEGWVDDVVTQAAEHLESLSRLRETMNRRRASGGPAEDTFAALVGLELRPRRLRDAAALWAHLRETEGMAGRDDVWGHPDVQPDEQDLDDPTGFQQRRAERQEETAKIDEELQKLLDGGYDGKSPES, encoded by the coding sequence ATGAGCGAGAACAACTCCGGCAACAACAACCAGGGCAACGGGGATGACCCACGTGACCCCATGGAGGAGTTCTTCAAACAGCTCTTCAACGGTCAGATGCCCGGCCAGGAACCCGACGGCGATGACGCCAAGGACAAGAACGACGCCGGGAACCGCGGCCCCAGCATCGGCTTCACCGGCACTCCCGGATCCGGCCAGGGCAACCAGTCCGGAGCTGGCGGCCAGGGTGGATTCCCCGGATTCCCACCCGGCTTCGACCCCTCCCAGATCCCCGGCATGGCGGACATGAACCCGCAGATGATGCAGCAGATCATGGGCCAGGTGCAGTCGATGTTCTCCGCCATGCAGAACCCCTCGGACGAGGACAAGGGACCGGTCAACTGGTCCATGGCCCGGCAGGCCGCCCGTCAGGCAGCCGCCGGGGACGATCCCAGCGTCTCGGCCGCCGAGCGCAAGGAGATCGACGACGCGCTGCGCCTGGCAGACATGTGGCTGGACGGAGCCACCACCTTCGAGACCGCAGGCCAGATCGGCAAGGCCTGGTCCCGCGCCCAGTGGGTCGAAGAGACCTTCGACTCCTGGAAGCGGCTGACCGAACCCGTGGCGGAATCGGTGTCCAAGGCTCTCTCCGGCGCCATCAAGGACCAGCTGGGCGAAGAAGGCTCCGGCCTGCCTCCCGAGCTTGAATCCATGATGGGCGGAGCCGGAGCGCAGCAGATCACCGGCATGGTCGAGTCCATGGGCGGCATGGCCTTCGGCATGCAGCTGGGTCAGGCCATCGGCGAACTGGCCAAGGAGGTCGTCTCCTCCTCGGACACCGGTCTTCCGCTGGCGGGCCACACCACCGCGCTGCTGCCCAAGAACGTGCGCGAGTTCGGCAAGGACCTCAGCGTGGACAGCCGTGAGGTGCTGCTCTACCTGGCGCTGCGCGAGGCTGCCCGGATGCGGCTGTTCATCCAGGCCCCCTGGCTCGAGCAGGACCTTTTCAATGCAGTGGGCCAGTACGCCGCAGGGATCCACATCGACATGGGCCGCATCGAAGAGGCCGCGAGCCAGATGGACCCGAGCAACCCCGAGGCCATGAACTCCATCCTGGGGGAGGGGCTCTTCCCCGAGGAGCGGACTCCCATGCAGGAAGCCGCACTCAAGCGGATCGAGACCACTCTCGCCCTGGTCGAGGGCTGGGTCGATGACGTGGTGACCCAGGCGGCTGAACACCTGGAGTCACTGTCCCGGCTGCGCGAGACGATGAACCGCCGTCGTGCCTCGGGCGGGCCGGCGGAAGACACCTTCGCCGCCCTGGTCGGACTGGAGCTGCGTCCGCGCCGACTGCGCGACGCCGCAGCACTCTGGGCACACCTGCGCGAGACCGAGGGCATGGCCGGGCGCGACGACGTCTGGGGTCACCCCGACGTCCAGCCCGACGAGCAGGACCTCGACGATCCGACCGGCTTCCAGCAGCGCCGTGCTGAGCGCCAGGAGGAGACCGCCAAGATCGACGAGGAGCTGCAGAAGCTGCTCGACGGCGGATATGACGGGAAGTCTCCTGAGTCCTGA
- a CDS encoding YlbL family protein: MTEQPPKSPKPRLRRSLQAVAGTSALIIGLLSLLLPSPYLIETPGPVFNTIGEIEDEAVISVTGEPTYPTDGALNLTTVYVSGEPTSTVRVPEAVLGWVNPGTDIQPHELIYPSGTTAEQVQEQNSAAMTSSQDLAVAAALQELGIDYSQQLSVVDFTPEADEVGTDEQLQPGDTVTAAAGSDITGLEGLRDAVNTAAGQPVELTVRREGEELEYEVPTYQEADGAYYVGIMLQNEFSFPVDVDIQLDGVGGPSAGLMFTLGLVDSMTEESMTGGVNWAGTGTVDPDGTVGPIGGIAQKVVGARSQGIENFLVPSENCADLEGRVPEGLQTYSVADVSEARQIVEAVRDEDEDFLAGLTSCGSQ, from the coding sequence ATGACTGAGCAGCCGCCGAAATCCCCCAAGCCCCGCCTGCGGAGAAGTCTGCAAGCCGTCGCCGGCACTTCAGCGCTCATCATCGGGCTGCTCAGTCTGCTGCTGCCCAGCCCCTATCTGATCGAAACCCCCGGACCGGTGTTCAACACCATCGGAGAGATCGAGGACGAAGCGGTGATCTCCGTGACCGGAGAGCCGACCTACCCCACCGACGGTGCGCTGAACCTGACCACCGTCTACGTCAGCGGCGAGCCCACCTCCACGGTCCGGGTCCCCGAGGCAGTCCTGGGCTGGGTCAACCCCGGCACCGATATCCAGCCGCACGAGCTCATCTACCCCTCCGGCACCACCGCCGAGCAGGTGCAGGAGCAGAACAGCGCCGCGATGACCAGCTCACAGGACCTGGCCGTGGCGGCGGCGCTGCAGGAGCTCGGCATCGACTACAGCCAGCAGCTCTCCGTGGTGGACTTCACGCCCGAGGCGGACGAGGTCGGCACCGACGAGCAGCTGCAGCCCGGTGACACGGTCACCGCCGCGGCCGGAAGCGACATCACCGGGCTCGAAGGACTGCGTGACGCAGTCAACACCGCCGCAGGTCAGCCGGTAGAATTGACGGTACGTCGGGAGGGTGAGGAGCTCGAATATGAGGTCCCCACCTACCAGGAGGCCGACGGGGCCTACTACGTGGGAATCATGCTCCAGAACGAGTTCTCCTTCCCGGTGGACGTGGACATCCAGCTGGACGGCGTCGGCGGACCCAGCGCCGGACTCATGTTCACCCTCGGGCTCGTGGACTCGATGACCGAAGAGTCCATGACCGGCGGCGTGAACTGGGCTGGAACCGGGACCGTTGATCCCGACGGGACAGTGGGACCGATCGGCGGGATCGCTCAGAAGGTGGTGGGTGCTCGATCGCAGGGCATCGAGAACTTCCTGGTGCCGAGCGAGAACTGCGCGGACCTTGAGGGACGGGTCCCCGAGGGCCTGCAGACGTACTCGGTCGCAGATGTCTCCGAGGCGAGGCAGATCGTCGAGGCGGTCCGCGATGAGGACGAAGACTTTCTCGCAGGACTCACGTCCTGCGGATCACAGTAG
- the nudC gene encoding NAD(+) diphosphatase, translated as MHMRRRDPGETLLTLPQDGARIDRLDAERKRPEWLSEVWATPGTRVLNLYGRRAQLSGDRLKYEPATGELPAGAVTLGAVDPADLPGGEDLAEGEQNGRVHVVVVAHPKPEENGHANGTTEPSDTTGTSWADLAFAGSQLTPVDAALLTQALAITTWHARSSFCAACGTATEVDASGWRRVCPNCGAQTFPRTDPAVITAVLDAEDRILLGSAFRWDATRYSTFAGFVEAGESVEAALVREIEEEAGVVVSEIQYMGSQSWPFPRSLMLGHFAITEDPSMARPDGDEIREVRWFTREELAAAAAAGEVSLPTRSSISRALIEHWHGSPIEAAADAQPPQPRGSARPAPRGQQAR; from the coding sequence ATGCATATGCGCCGCCGCGACCCTGGTGAAACTCTGCTCACGCTTCCCCAGGACGGGGCCCGGATCGACCGCCTCGACGCCGAACGCAAGCGTCCGGAATGGCTCAGCGAGGTCTGGGCCACCCCGGGGACCCGGGTGTTGAACCTCTATGGACGGCGCGCCCAGCTCAGCGGAGACCGGCTCAAATATGAGCCCGCCACCGGTGAGCTGCCCGCCGGTGCCGTGACCCTCGGCGCGGTGGACCCGGCTGATCTACCCGGGGGCGAGGACCTTGCCGAGGGAGAGCAGAACGGCCGCGTGCACGTGGTCGTGGTCGCGCATCCGAAGCCGGAGGAGAACGGCCACGCGAACGGGACCACCGAGCCCTCCGACACCACCGGAACCAGCTGGGCCGACCTGGCCTTCGCCGGCTCCCAGCTGACCCCGGTCGACGCAGCCCTGCTCACCCAGGCGCTGGCCATCACCACCTGGCATGCCCGCAGCTCCTTCTGCGCGGCCTGCGGCACCGCCACCGAGGTGGATGCCTCCGGGTGGCGCCGCGTCTGCCCGAACTGCGGCGCGCAGACCTTCCCGCGCACCGACCCTGCGGTGATCACCGCGGTCCTGGACGCCGAGGACCGGATCCTGCTGGGCTCGGCCTTCCGCTGGGATGCCACGCGCTACTCCACCTTCGCCGGATTCGTGGAGGCCGGGGAGTCGGTGGAAGCGGCACTGGTCCGGGAGATCGAGGAGGAGGCCGGCGTCGTCGTCTCGGAAATCCAATACATGGGCTCGCAGTCCTGGCCCTTCCCGCGCTCGCTGATGCTGGGGCACTTCGCCATCACCGAGGACCCCTCGATGGCGCGGCCCGATGGTGATGAGATCCGCGAGGTCCGCTGGTTCACCCGCGAGGAGCTCGCCGCTGCTGCCGCCGCCGGCGAGGTCTCGCTGCCCACGCGTTCCTCCATCTCCCGGGCGCTGATCGAACACTGGCACGGCTCACCGATCGAGGCCGCCGCCGACGCCCAGCCCCCGCAGCCCCGCGGATCCGCCCGACCGGCTCCACGCGGACAGCAGGCCCGATGA